The region AAAGGATTTAGCGGCCCCGTTCCCGTTACGGTTACAAACTCCGGTTCGCTGGGTGATTCCGACTCCGGCGGGTTTGGTATGGACAGCGATAGCAAAAAGAAAAAGTCCCGCAAACGTAGCGATAAAAGCCGCAGAAGCAAATTTTCACGCAGGCTTGGAAGATCCAAAGCCGGACGCATATTCGGCAAGCTTTCCAATGGGCGTATTGGCAACATATTTAGCAAATTAGCGAACAGTAAAGCCGGCAACATGATGGGCAATCTTGTGAACAGCAAGGCTGGAAAATTCCTCGGTAAAGGCTTTCGTCCTCTCAGTATGATTATGGGCGCAGGCTCTCTTGTTAATTCCCTTTCATCCGGTGAAAAAGTTGGCGAAACCGTTGGCAGTATGGCGGGTGGTACTGGCGGCAGCATGGCTGGTTCTGCCATTGGCGCTGCTATCGGGTCGTTTATTCTTCCCGGCATTGGTACAGCGATTGGTGGCATGCTTGGCGGTTTGGGCGGCGGCATGCTGGGGGACTGGCTTGGCGGTGCAGCTGGTAAACAGTTTGATGGCATAGAGCAGGCCGCAGAGTCTGCGGATAAAGTTCTAGCACCTGCCAATGAAACTAAAGTGGAAATGTCCGTCACGTACAACATTCCCGCAGGATTAACCGAAGCAGAAAGAAACCGGTTTATGGCTCAAAAAGATAAAGAACTGGTCAACACTATGACCGACCAAGTTAACAAAATGCACCATGAACAACGGAGACGCGCCCTTGACTAGCTACATTGCTCAGACGGGTGAAACCTTCGATGCGATCGCCCGTAATTTGTGGAACGATGAACGACTGTTCCAGCGGCTTGTTGATGCAAACCCGCAGTATCGAACTGTTGTATTTTTTGCCGGTGGTGAAACGCTCAACGTGCCAAATCTGCCAGCAGCAACAACGACTATCAAAGCGCCCTGGGAATAACCATGCATACCAGAAACGCCTATTTCGACATAACCATACGCGGCAAGAATGTTTCCACGCAGCTTGCGCCGTACATTACGTCCGTTACGTGGTCGGATGCTGCTAACTCTACCGAGGCGGACAGTTTGGACATTGAACTGGATAACCGAGACGGTCTTTTCTCCGGAGCATGGCAGCCCACTAAAGGCGATAAGCTGACGGCGAAACTCATTACTGAACACTGGCACAGTGAACATGAACGGCTTGTAGTTAACTGTGGCGTATTTGAAATAGACGAAACAGCCTACAAGTTCGGCGGCGCTGGTGACTCCATCACGCTTAAAGCTATTTCCGCAATGGTTAAAGGCGCGATCCGCCGCGAGAAGAAAAGCCGCGCATGGGAGAACACCACCTTTTCTGCCATAGCAAACAAGATTGCTACCCAGCACGGTTTCGGCTGCGTGTTCACTGGTGATGATGTGCAGTTTACCCGCATTGAGCAAAAGTCTGAAAGCGACATTGCCTTTATCCGCCGCCTTGCCAAAGAACATGGCCACGCATTGAAGCTGGCAGACGGCAAAGTAATTTTGATGGACGAAGCCAAGCAAGACAAAAAACCAAGCGCGGGAACCATAAACAAAAACATGGTGCTCTCTGTTGAGATTACGGACAAAAGTACGGACATCTATTCAGCCTGCGAGATTCAATACCATGACGCTGCCACGAACGAGACGCGCAAATATCTATGCAAACCGGAAGGCGTTCCCACCTCTGGCCAGACTCTCAAAATCAAAACGCGAGTTGAATCACTGGACGCCGCCCGCAAAAAAGCAACCGCAGCTTTACGCAGGAAAAACAAGTTTGAAACAAGCGGCACCATCTCTTGTATGGGCAACCCGCATTTTATTGCAGGCTCTGTCTGCACGCTAGGTGGTTTCGGAGTTTTGAACGGCTTGTACGCTATTGAGAAATCCACGCATACAACGGGTGAAGGTGGCTATACCGTGTCTCTCTCTATCCGCAGGACGGTGAATTACTAATGCAAGACTACACCCACGACATTGGCGCACTGGCTGCGGTGCTTGGTAACTTATTTCAGATCGGCAAGGTGACGTCTGTTAGCGATGCAGCCGGAACCTGCCGCGTTGTAATGCCAGATGCAGACAACATGGAAAGTTTTGACCTGCGCGTACTGCAAGCCAAAACCCACAAGGACAAGCAATACATTATGCCGGATGTTGGTGAAATGGTGCTGTGTGCCTTTCTTCCATCCGGTAACGAGCAAGGCTTTGTGCTAGGTGCCTACTATTCTGAAACAGACCCCGTGCCTGTTACTACTCGCGACAAGTGGCATGCACGATTTAAAGACGGTGCAACCATTGAGTACGACCGGAATACGCACGTTCTTTCCGCAGTTATTCCCGGTGATGCCACCATAGAAACAACTGGCAACATTTCCGCAATAGCTGACGGAACGATTACCGGAACTTCTAAGAAGTCAATTACGCTCAATGCTCCGATTATTACGCTTAACGGCAAGACTTTTATCAACGGCGCACTCTCTCAAGGTGGCGGCTCCAATGGTGGCGATGCTTCATTTAAAGGCAAG is a window of Halodesulfovibrio aestuarii DSM 17919 = ATCC 29578 DNA encoding:
- a CDS encoding phage late control D family protein; its protein translation is MHTRNAYFDITIRGKNVSTQLAPYITSVTWSDAANSTEADSLDIELDNRDGLFSGAWQPTKGDKLTAKLITEHWHSEHERLVVNCGVFEIDETAYKFGGAGDSITLKAISAMVKGAIRREKKSRAWENTTFSAIANKIATQHGFGCVFTGDDVQFTRIEQKSESDIAFIRRLAKEHGHALKLADGKVILMDEAKQDKKPSAGTINKNMVLSVEITDKSTDIYSACEIQYHDAATNETRKYLCKPEGVPTSGQTLKIKTRVESLDAARKKATAALRRKNKFETSGTISCMGNPHFIAGSVCTLGGFGVLNGLYAIEKSTHTTGEGGYTVSLSIRRTVNY
- a CDS encoding phage baseplate assembly protein V, with product MQDYTHDIGALAAVLGNLFQIGKVTSVSDAAGTCRVVMPDADNMESFDLRVLQAKTHKDKQYIMPDVGEMVLCAFLPSGNEQGFVLGAYYSETDPVPVTTRDKWHARFKDGATIEYDRNTHVLSAVIPGDATIETTGNISAIADGTITGTSKKSITLNAPIITLNGKTFINGALSQGGGSNGGDASFKGKLHTTDDISTDADVVANVSLNGHKHTCPHGGDTGAPHD